The Oxalobacteraceae bacterium OTU3CINTB1 genome includes a window with the following:
- a CDS encoding (2Fe-2S)-binding protein, whose translation MIKLEINGKSREFDVAGDMPLLWVLRDEAHMMGTKFGCGMALCGACTVHVDGEATRSCVLPVSAVAGKKITTIEGVAATPAGKAAQQAWIAAEVVQCGYCQSGQIMSAAALLAKNQQPTDADIDDAMSGNICRCGTYTRIRAAIKDAAKSPLLKGA comes from the coding sequence ATGATCAAGTTGGAAATCAATGGCAAGAGCCGGGAGTTCGATGTCGCCGGCGATATGCCGCTGTTGTGGGTGCTGCGCGACGAGGCGCATATGATGGGCACCAAATTCGGCTGCGGCATGGCGCTGTGCGGCGCCTGTACCGTGCATGTCGACGGCGAGGCCACGCGCTCTTGCGTGCTGCCCGTGTCGGCGGTCGCCGGCAAGAAGATCACCACCATCGAGGGCGTGGCCGCGACGCCGGCCGGCAAGGCGGCGCAGCAGGCGTGGATCGCCGCCGAGGTGGTGCAGTGCGGTTACTGTCAATCGGGACAGATCATGTCCGCCGCCGCGCTGCTGGCCAAGAACCAGCAGCCCACCGACGCCGATATCGACGATGCCATGTCCGGTAATATCTGCCGCTGCGGCACCTATACCCGCATCCGCGCGGCGATCAAGGATGCCGCCAAGTCGCCACTGCTGAAGGGGGCCTGA